Within Candidatus Thorarchaeota archaeon, the genomic segment CAATAGCGGGCTGAACCGCGATGAGTGTCCCTGTTTGGTCTGTAGGCCTCTACGGTTCAACTTCAAGTATATGACGGATATTATTCGCGGCAGTGACGAGTATTATGAGATCCATAGTATTGATGATGTTCTCCATGCGCTCAGAGTGCAAAAGGCCTATTTTGAGCAGCTCAAGAAGGACGGCTTCAAACTTATGGATACAGTGACCGATTTCTTCGCAGAATTTGAGGCGCCGCTCTCCGACGAATTCTACTGGGTCGAGTGTGCATCAAACGGGTGTCTCTTCAAAGTCACTATAGGTGAGGCCCCGCCTCGGAAATGCCCCGTATGCGGGAAAAATGCCTACGAAAATGCACCTCTGTGAGATCGGAGGCGCATTTCCCCCTCAACTTGTGCGATACTTTCCTGTCCATTCTATACGAAGTAACAATTGTGGAGTGAAGAAATAGATCTGCAATATATGAGGGCAAGTCCTTTCCCTGCAATGAGTATGTTCCCCTTAACTGGCGAAACAATTCTGTGATCTGGTCTGTTTGCCTCACGGTGTTGCCTTGCTCTCCCGCGAAGACCAGCTCGTTTTTAATAAAAAGAAGCGGGGAAGAGAGGCGTTCGTCCTCTCTTCATTAACAAATTAATCGAACTGGCCCTTCTGGCGGTAGGGGAGATATTCTCGCCCAAAAATTTCCCTGCCCATGACGATTTTTTGAATGTGGGCTCCACCTTCAGCGCCGACCGTGTAGGATCGGACGCCTCTATATGATGCCTCAAGTGGGCACTCCTTGGTGTACCCGAAGGCTCCGTGCCAGGTCATTGCTCGGGTGATAATGTCAAGGGCATCGTGTGGGGCCTTGTATTTTGCAAGTGCTGTGTACTTGGCGATGTCAAGCGGGGTGACCGTCTTGTCGCCCTCCATGTAATACCTGTCCATCAGCCGTGCGGCCTTGTATACTAAGAGCTTGTCCGCCTCAAGTGCCATCCACGAGTCAACTCCTTCGAACATGATCCCTTCAAAGGCTGCTAGAGGGCGACCAAATTGCTTACGTTGCTTCACGTAATCAACGCCTATGCTAAACGCGCCCTCGGCTGCGCCCAAGCACGTGGCTCCAATGAGTACGCGAGCGCTCGAAAAGCCCTGCATCGCCATGATAAAGCCTCTTCCGCGCTCTCCGATGATATAATGCTTTGGAATCTCCATATCTTCGATATTAAAGCCGCCGGTTGAAACGCCCATCCGCCCCATGTCCTCGAAGAGGGTGGTGGTGATACTTGGGTGAAGGCCGTCGCCCATATTGAGGGGAGTGATGAAAGCGGTGAAGGACTTATGATCGCCTTTAGGATCTTCCTTACCGATG encodes:
- a CDS encoding acyl-CoA dehydrogenase family protein; translated protein: MHFEESEDERMFRDAVREFAQKYVAPAWQDYDKNHEIPRDLIKKMAEMNLWAPTVSEEYGGAGISMTMACIAAEELARADLSIALPVMYLVEASWAFIFDRYGTHEAKSEILPRVTSGDLFFGIATTEPTGGSDLVNSTKTIIKPKGDNFVVNGEKVYISGVRESEKYGGVYFTIGKEDPKGDHKSFTAFITPLNMGDGLHPSITTTLFEDMGRMGVSTGGFNIEDMEIPKHYIIGERGRGFIMAMQGFSSARVLIGATCLGAAEGAFSIGVDYVKQRKQFGRPLAAFEGIMFEGVDSWMALEADKLLVYKAARLMDRYYMEGDKTVTPLDIAKYTALAKYKAPHDALDIITRAMTWHGAFGYTKECPLEASYRGVRSYTVGAEGGAHIQKIVMGREIFGREYLPYRQKGQFD